The Desulfuromonadales bacterium sequence AGATTCAGTCCCGCAGAAACCCCGTCAGCGGGCTTGACGCCTCGGCCTGCTGGCGCGTTTCGCCCAGGCCGGCGAGGAAGGCCTCGCGGCCGGCTTCAACCCCCTTCCTGAAGGCGGCGCCCATCGCCGCCGGGTTGCCGGCCACCGCCAGGGCGGTGTTGACCAGCACGCAATCGGCCCCCATCTCCATCGCCTCGGCAGCGTGCGAGGGGGCGCCCAGTCCCGCGTCGACCACCACCGGCACGATCGCCTGCTCGATGATGATGGCGATCTGTTCGCGGGTCTTGAGTCCCTTGTTGGTGCCGATCGGAGCGCCGAGCGGCATTACCGTGGCGGTGCCGATCTCCTGCAGGCGCTTGGCCAGCACCGGGTCGGCGTTGATGTAGGGAAGTACCGTGAACCCTTCCTTGACCAGGATTTCGGCCGCCTTGAAGGTCTCGAT is a genomic window containing:
- a CDS encoding thiazole synthase, which translates into the protein MDPLIIAGRRFKSRLLVGTGKFSSNAAMVAAMESSGCEIVTVALRRVDIDSPADSLLAHIDREKYLLLPNTSGARDAEEAVRLARLARAAGCEPWVKLEVTPDPYYLLPDPIETFKAAEILVKEGFTVLPYINADPVLAKRLQEIGTATVMPLGAPIGTNKGLKTREQIAIIIEQAIVPVVVDAGLGAPSHAAEAMEMGADCVLVNTALAVAGNPAAMGAAFRKGVEAGREAFLAGLGETRQQAEASSPLTGFLRD